In Capsicum annuum cultivar UCD-10X-F1 unplaced genomic scaffold, UCD10Xv1.1 ctg73845, whole genome shotgun sequence, the genomic window tgtgtataattttttatctttgattttacgTAAATTGTAAATATAGACTCATTTGCTTTTTGCTTTTTCATGTAGTTTATCTGGGAACCATATActgatgatttaattgagagtCTTCCTGACTATTGTCACGCTGGACGAGACATGTGGCGTGTTAGAGTTTCAATCTTCTGTTGGAATGTGGTAGAGGTTCACTTGCCTGATAGAGTGATGAGGCAATTTGGATTGCAACAGGTGATTCCAACTCCATTTCTATTTGATTCCACCCACTTTCGTCATGATCGTCGGGGAAGGCCAAATACAAATTGGGAGTTAGAATATGCACAATGGTTACCTTTTTGGAACAAGCGAGAACAATATATCTGTAATGCACTAGTCAATTATGGGCCACTTTGGTATGACGACCCCTACATTATTTGGTTCAGACGTATTACTCGTCTTCTCATTGGTAATCCTAATCCCTGTTCTCAATGCAAACAAGGTTATGTGCCTAATTCAACTGCATATGAAACAATGGTAAGTAGAACTTTGCTTGTCTGATTTTTCTTTAtctaatatatattaataataatcagAACCTCCAAAGTAGGAACTTAGCTTTTCTTGAATCTTTTTAATGCTTGTACAGTTAAATAATTTTTACTTTAATTCACAGGCATGTCATATTCATTCGATGGTTGATAAAGCTAAATCACTTGAAGATACGCCATTGTATGAGGACTTATACATGTCTAGAAAGATGGTGCGGGATCAAAGTTCTGATTGTTTGAGATATGTCCACAAGGCCGACAAGATTCATGTATCAGCCGATTATAGAATAGATGAGGTGCAACCTGATCAGTTACGTCCCCATATTCATAGGCGATGAAAAGGCGGTGTTGCTGGAAGAAGAGAATGTGCTATTGCGAGAGACCAAGTGCCTGTTAAAATGAATGAAATGGATGAAGCAACGGAAAATGCACAAATAAGTTCAGAAAATGATCAAGCAACAACTAATCATGATTTTGGTTCCACTTCAATGGGTTGTACTCAGGAATTCACTCAGGCATTAGGTATGATATATCAACATACAAAGATTGTGCCATACATGACTCCACAGACTCCACAGATATCAAGGTATCCAAGTCTTTCATCACTTGATAATAAATTTGGTAGTTATCAACCTTAACATTTTGAGAATGCCCCAAACTTCACCTCATCGCCTGTGCCAATGTCTATTGATATCCCCGATGCCACTAATAATTTAGAGAACTTGAACAT contains:
- the LOC124894417 gene encoding serine/threonine-protein phosphatase 7 long form homolog, producing the protein MTEDQFIWEPYTDDLIESLPDYCHAGRDMWRVRVSIFCWNVVEVHLPDRVMRQFGLQQACHIHSMVDKAKSLEDTPLYEDLYMSRKMVRDQSSDCLRYVHKADKIHVSADYRIDEVQPDQLRPHIHRR